Proteins found in one Paenibacillus sp. FSL R10-2782 genomic segment:
- the fmt gene encoding methionyl-tRNA formyltransferase produces the protein MSQDIRIVFMGTPDFAVPSLNMLLDNGYNVVGVITQPDKPQGRKKILTPTPVKEAAEKRGLPVLQPTRLRQPEAVAQVAELRPDLIVTAAYGQILPKSVLDLPRFGCLNVHGSLLPRYRGGAPIQRAIINGEIVTGVTLMYMAEGLDTGDMISRVEVAIEPEDTSGTMFEKLSIAGSKLLQDELPKLLAGQSGRTPQNDDEATYAPNLNRDDERIPWNDSAQQIYNRIRGLVPFSGAFTLWEENIFKIWAAEQPSIHGEAADANAPAPGTVLQLSARGIEVQTGKGTLWLTQVQPAGKKVMEAGNFARGGQMKPGTVLG, from the coding sequence ATGAGTCAAGACATTCGTATCGTCTTTATGGGCACACCGGATTTTGCTGTGCCCTCGTTGAACATGCTGTTGGACAATGGCTACAACGTAGTCGGTGTCATTACGCAGCCGGATAAGCCGCAGGGACGGAAAAAAATATTAACGCCTACGCCAGTCAAGGAAGCGGCGGAGAAGCGCGGATTGCCCGTGCTTCAACCGACCCGCTTGCGCCAGCCGGAAGCGGTGGCTCAGGTGGCGGAGCTGCGTCCGGATCTGATCGTAACAGCGGCTTATGGGCAGATTTTGCCTAAATCCGTATTGGACTTGCCCCGTTTCGGCTGTCTTAACGTACATGGTTCGCTGCTTCCCCGTTATCGGGGAGGAGCCCCGATCCAGCGTGCTATTATTAACGGGGAAATCGTTACAGGCGTGACGCTGATGTATATGGCGGAAGGATTGGATACCGGTGATATGATATCCCGGGTAGAGGTTGCTATTGAACCGGAGGATACATCCGGTACGATGTTTGAGAAGCTGAGCATAGCTGGGTCGAAGCTTTTACAGGATGAGCTGCCCAAGCTGCTGGCAGGGCAATCGGGTCGTACACCGCAAAACGATGATGAGGCAACCTATGCTCCGAACTTGAACCGCGACGATGAGCGTATTCCGTGGAATGACAGTGCGCAGCAAATATATAACCGGATTCGCGGGCTGGTTCCGTTTTCAGGTGCATTTACGCTGTGGGAAGAAAATATTTTTAAAATATGGGCGGCTGAGCAGCCTTCCATCCATGGTGAAGCGGCTGATGCGAATGCTCCGGCACCCGGGACAGTTCTGCAATTGTCTGCCCGTGGTATTGAGGTGCAGACGGGCAAGGGTACGCTCTGGCTGACACAGGTACAGCCGGCAGGCAAGAAGGTTATGGAAGCCGGGAACTTTGCTCGTGGCGGCCAGATGAAGCCGGGCACGGTGCTCGGGTGA
- the pknB gene encoding Stk1 family PASTA domain-containing Ser/Thr kinase: protein MIGHLLGGRYEIIERIGGGGMALVYRAQDILLNRNVAVKVLRQQFVHDDEFIRRFRREAQSAASLSHPNVVSIYDVGQEDEIHYIVMECVEGKNLNEIIKERAPLQVDEAVRIASQICDALEHAHQNQIIHRDIKPHNILIGRNGRVKVTDFGIARAVTSTTITQTGSVVGSVHYFSPEHAKGVVTGEKSDLYSLGIVLYQMLTAQLPFLGESPISVALKHLQEEFEEPRKINPLIPQSVENVILKSMRKNPEERYQSADEMLKDLETCLLPGRRNESKLEFTHMDDEDQTRVIPAIKPQQMGVSSSGDDVPAQSGDLEKLPSKQTAKKSKKKPILWVTLVLVLLLCMGGVVYYVQNLLVVPDVEVPNVVTKTEDQAKLLISQSGLTVKDPIKHEYKDGIAPGVVFYQSYPEKSVVKKGTEIELKVGIAKPLTPMPDVKGQSYDDAVKLLTSQQIKETQIQRSEQFSDKPVGTVLSQTPAANESFDKDTVQVVLTVSKGAATVKMPNLVGKTQKEAENEVKSAGLKVGSVKEEFSYEQEKGKVTKQWPSEAGTDLPPNTEITFYVSTGYPPEAITLPFNVPVAPKEEGKNSKIRITYTDARGENQEWGSRTINTTQVFTINLLLAPNKDSVVSVYRDGQFVDTYPVSYIDAKNGTVTMPQIAPPAGATPIETPEGTSSQNGSGEQGDSGDTSNDGNTGGDPSNQDGTNSNGEPSALAPETGSTGLARGEYAVKHTNHSGKEKGLHKKQGEAIEAVKHQ, encoded by the coding sequence ATGATCGGGCACCTGCTTGGGGGAAGATACGAAATTATTGAGCGCATCGGCGGCGGCGGTATGGCGCTGGTATACAGGGCTCAAGACATTTTGCTGAATCGTAATGTGGCGGTCAAGGTGCTGCGCCAGCAATTTGTCCATGATGATGAATTTATTCGCCGGTTTCGGCGTGAGGCACAGTCTGCAGCCTCGCTTTCCCATCCGAATGTGGTCAGTATTTATGATGTCGGCCAAGAGGATGAAATCCATTATATTGTAATGGAGTGCGTGGAAGGAAAAAATCTGAACGAAATTATTAAGGAACGTGCCCCACTGCAAGTGGATGAAGCGGTACGGATTGCTTCTCAAATTTGTGATGCACTGGAGCACGCTCACCAAAATCAGATTATTCACCGGGATATTAAGCCGCATAACATATTGATCGGGCGCAACGGACGGGTCAAGGTAACCGATTTTGGGATTGCTAGAGCCGTCACGTCAACGACGATTACCCAGACAGGCTCTGTTGTGGGCTCTGTCCATTACTTTTCACCTGAGCATGCGAAGGGAGTCGTCACCGGCGAGAAATCGGACTTATATTCTCTTGGGATTGTTTTATACCAAATGCTGACGGCGCAGCTCCCTTTTCTGGGGGAAAGCCCGATCAGTGTAGCACTCAAGCATTTGCAAGAGGAGTTTGAGGAACCGCGCAAAATTAATCCACTGATTCCGCAAAGTGTGGAAAACGTCATTTTAAAATCCATGCGCAAGAATCCAGAGGAGCGTTATCAATCAGCGGATGAAATGCTAAAAGATTTGGAGACATGCCTGTTGCCAGGACGACGTAATGAATCGAAACTGGAATTCACACATATGGATGATGAGGATCAAACGCGGGTTATTCCGGCTATTAAGCCTCAGCAGATGGGAGTGTCCTCCAGTGGAGACGATGTGCCCGCCCAATCTGGTGATTTGGAAAAGCTTCCGAGCAAGCAAACAGCTAAAAAAAGTAAGAAGAAGCCGATTTTGTGGGTAACTCTGGTGCTCGTGTTGCTTCTTTGTATGGGTGGCGTGGTGTACTATGTACAAAATCTGCTCGTTGTCCCTGACGTTGAAGTGCCGAATGTAGTGACCAAGACCGAGGATCAGGCCAAGCTGTTGATCAGTCAGTCCGGGTTGACCGTTAAGGACCCGATTAAGCATGAATATAAGGACGGGATTGCGCCCGGAGTTGTTTTCTATCAGAGTTATCCAGAGAAATCTGTGGTTAAGAAGGGAACAGAAATTGAGCTGAAAGTAGGGATTGCCAAGCCGCTTACTCCGATGCCGGATGTCAAAGGGCAGAGCTATGATGATGCTGTCAAGCTGTTGACCTCCCAGCAAATTAAGGAGACACAGATTCAGCGGAGTGAGCAGTTTAGTGATAAGCCCGTAGGAACCGTCCTAAGTCAGACACCAGCGGCGAATGAATCCTTTGATAAAGATACGGTACAGGTGGTGCTGACGGTCAGCAAGGGTGCAGCTACAGTGAAAATGCCAAATCTGGTAGGCAAGACGCAGAAAGAAGCGGAAAATGAGGTCAAAAGTGCTGGGTTGAAGGTTGGCTCAGTCAAAGAGGAATTCAGCTATGAGCAGGAAAAAGGCAAAGTAACCAAGCAGTGGCCGTCAGAGGCTGGCACTGATTTGCCTCCAAATACGGAAATTACGTTTTATGTAAGCACTGGTTATCCGCCAGAAGCGATTACACTGCCATTTAATGTGCCAGTTGCGCCGAAGGAAGAGGGTAAAAACAGCAAGATTCGTATTACTTATACGGATGCACGCGGAGAAAATCAGGAATGGGGAAGCCGTACGATTAATACGACACAAGTGTTCACTATTAATCTGTTGCTGGCTCCGAACAAGGACAGTGTTGTCTCTGTATACAGAGATGGACAATTTGTTGATACGTATCCCGTTTCTTATATTGACGCGAAGAATGGAACGGTGACGATGCCTCAAATCGCTCCGCCTGCTGGAGCTACACCGATAGAAACGCCAGAAGGTACTTCTTCACAGAATGGCAGTGGCGAACAAGGGGATAGCGGGGATACTTCAAATGATGGTAATACCGGGGGTGACCCAAGCAATCAGGATGGTACAAATAGTAACGGTGAACCGTCCGCTCTTGCCCCCGAAACGGGCTCCACGGGCCTAGCGCGTGGTGAGTATGCTGTTAAACACACAAACCATTCAGGTAAGGAAAAGGGCCTCCACAAAAAACAGGGTGAAGCCATTGAGGCTGTAAAGCATCAGTAA
- the rpe gene encoding ribulose-phosphate 3-epimerase — MLKIAPSILSADFARLGSEVAEAEAGGADWIHVDVMDGHFVSNITLGPPIVQAIRPHTSLPLDVHLMIEHPERYIGDFVKAGANIVTVHAEACVHLHGVIHLIKQQGALAGVALNPGTSPYAIKEVLPNVDMILVMTVNPGFGGQSFIPETLDKIRQIRTWLNEIGRPDVHIEVDGGIAEETAPAVFEAGADVLVAGSAVFGRVDRGAAIAAIRDSAAHLSK; from the coding sequence ATGTTAAAAATAGCACCGTCGATTTTATCCGCTGATTTTGCTCGTTTGGGCAGTGAAGTTGCGGAAGCTGAAGCAGGAGGAGCTGACTGGATTCATGTGGATGTTATGGATGGTCATTTTGTATCCAACATTACCTTAGGGCCTCCTATCGTTCAGGCTATTCGTCCGCATACGAGCCTTCCTCTGGACGTTCATCTGATGATTGAGCATCCTGAACGTTACATCGGGGATTTTGTGAAGGCAGGAGCTAATATCGTCACCGTTCATGCCGAAGCTTGTGTTCATCTGCACGGGGTCATTCATTTGATCAAGCAGCAAGGTGCTCTTGCGGGTGTGGCCCTCAATCCGGGCACTTCACCATATGCGATCAAGGAAGTGCTGCCAAATGTAGATATGATTCTGGTTATGACAGTTAACCCTGGGTTTGGGGGACAGTCTTTTATTCCGGAGACACTGGATAAAATCAGACAGATTCGCACATGGTTGAATGAAATCGGCCGTCCGGATGTACATATCGAGGTAGACGGTGGCATCGCCGAGGAGACGGCACCAGCCGTATTTGAAGCAGGAGCTGACGTTCTGGTAGCTGGTAGTGCAGTATTTGGCAGAGTGGACCGTGGAGCGGCTATTGCGGCTATTCGGGACAGTGCAGCTCATTTGTCCAAGTGA
- a CDS encoding Stp1/IreP family PP2C-type Ser/Thr phosphatase: MIKTVHVSHVGRVRSVNEDSAWIRHLEQGYILGIVADGMGGHLAGDTASRLAVETLAADLATLESGLSAHSLAAALSDAILHANEVIFQTAAHDDKYHNMGTTVVAVLLNDASGIIGHIGDSRAYVISNGVVRQITEDHTLVNELFKNGQISKEERENHPRRNVLTRALGTDSEVQVDIDSISLEKGDVLLLCSDGLSNLVTEEQISKVVGAAENPLEERADRLLHLALLAGGDDNITVALFELPDDTVSLSEKGCDA, translated from the coding sequence TTGATCAAAACAGTTCATGTCAGCCACGTCGGACGTGTACGTTCGGTGAATGAGGATTCTGCCTGGATCAGGCACTTGGAGCAGGGATATATTCTGGGAATTGTTGCCGATGGCATGGGGGGGCATTTGGCCGGTGATACGGCCAGCCGCCTTGCGGTAGAAACACTTGCCGCTGATTTGGCGACGCTGGAAAGCGGGTTATCCGCGCACTCTTTGGCTGCGGCGCTTAGCGACGCTATTTTGCATGCTAATGAAGTCATTTTCCAGACGGCTGCCCATGATGATAAGTATCATAATATGGGGACAACAGTTGTAGCCGTTTTGCTAAACGATGCCTCCGGGATTATCGGACATATCGGGGACAGCCGTGCCTATGTGATTTCTAACGGAGTGGTACGTCAAATTACGGAAGATCACACACTGGTCAATGAGTTATTCAAAAACGGTCAGATCAGCAAGGAAGAGCGGGAGAATCATCCCCGTCGCAATGTGTTAACACGGGCGCTGGGCACTGATTCCGAGGTGCAAGTGGATATTGACTCCATTTCTCTGGAAAAAGGCGATGTGCTGTTACTGTGCAGCGACGGGCTGAGTAATCTGGTGACGGAGGAGCAAATTAGTAAAGTAGTAGGTGCCGCCGAGAATCCTCTGGAGGAACGAGCGGATCGTCTGCTGCATCTGGCGCTGCTTGCCGGAGGCGACGACAACATCACAGTAGCTTTGTTTGAATTGCCCGATGACACAGTTTCATTGAGTGAAAAGGGGTGTGACGCATGA
- the rlmN gene encoding 23S rRNA (adenine(2503)-C(2))-methyltransferase RlmN has product MKPFIYDLTLEELQDWAKRNGEPPFRGGQIFDWLYVKRVNDFSEMTNLSKSLREKLEDQFSFVTLHEITKLESKDGTVKFLFGLHDDHAIETVIMRHNYGNSICVTTQVGCRIGCTFCASTLGGLKRNLTAGEITAQVVQAQKILDKTNERVSSIVIMGSGEPFENYEATMTFLRTMIHEKGLNIGQRHITVSTSGIVPNIYKFADEDTQINLAISIHAPNDALRSKLMPVNRRYPFQDVMESLRYYLAKTGRRISFEYALIGGVNDQAEHAEELADVLKDMLCHVNLIPVNHVPERKYVRTSRSDIFNFQRILAEKGVNVTIRREQGHDIAAACGQLRAKHMELG; this is encoded by the coding sequence ATGAAACCTTTTATATATGATTTAACTCTGGAGGAGTTGCAGGATTGGGCCAAGCGCAATGGCGAGCCTCCTTTTCGCGGAGGTCAAATTTTTGATTGGCTGTATGTAAAGCGGGTCAATGATTTCAGCGAGATGACGAATTTGTCCAAGTCGCTGAGAGAGAAGCTTGAGGATCAGTTCAGCTTTGTGACGCTTCATGAAATTACAAAGCTGGAGTCGAAGGACGGTACGGTAAAATTCCTGTTTGGTCTGCATGATGATCATGCTATCGAGACAGTTATTATGAGACACAATTACGGAAACAGTATTTGTGTAACGACTCAAGTGGGCTGCCGGATCGGCTGTACATTCTGCGCTTCGACGCTTGGCGGACTCAAACGTAACCTGACCGCTGGTGAAATTACCGCGCAGGTCGTTCAGGCACAGAAAATTTTGGATAAGACGAATGAGCGTGTGAGCAGCATCGTGATTATGGGTTCGGGTGAGCCTTTTGAAAACTATGAAGCGACCATGACATTTTTGCGTACGATGATTCATGAAAAGGGTCTGAATATTGGTCAGCGTCACATCACGGTGTCGACCAGCGGTATCGTGCCGAATATCTACAAATTCGCGGACGAGGATACCCAGATTAATCTGGCAATATCCATTCATGCGCCTAATGATGCGCTTCGTTCCAAGCTGATGCCTGTAAATCGGCGTTATCCTTTTCAGGATGTTATGGAATCGCTTCGCTACTATCTTGCTAAAACAGGCCGGAGAATTTCGTTTGAATATGCCTTGATTGGCGGAGTGAATGATCAGGCGGAACATGCTGAAGAACTGGCGGACGTGCTGAAGGACATGCTGTGCCACGTCAACCTGATTCCGGTTAACCATGTGCCTGAGCGCAAGTATGTGCGCACATCGCGCAGCGATATTTTTAATTTCCAGCGCATTCTTGCCGAGAAAGGCGTCAATGTGACGATCCGGCGTGAGCAGGGTCATGATATCGCCGCTGCGTGCGGCCAGTTGCGTGCAAAGCATATGGAGTTGGGGTGA
- the def gene encoding peptide deformylase, with amino-acid sequence MSIRIIVLEPDDVLHKVAKEVTKITPNVQKLLDDMADTMYEAEGVGLAAPQVGILKRLIVVDAGDEHGLIKMINPEIVSEEGEQLGAEGCLSIPGLNGDVRRAEKVTVKGLDREGKAITVTATGLLSRAFQHEIDHLNGVLFTDIAEKVYEVAPEQPGPNRQTGE; translated from the coding sequence ATGTCAATTAGAATTATAGTGTTGGAACCGGATGATGTGTTGCACAAAGTAGCAAAGGAAGTTACTAAAATCACACCTAACGTGCAAAAGCTGCTCGACGATATGGCAGATACTATGTATGAGGCTGAGGGAGTGGGCCTTGCGGCTCCACAGGTAGGGATTTTGAAGCGTCTAATCGTTGTGGATGCCGGGGATGAGCATGGTTTAATTAAAATGATTAATCCTGAAATTGTGTCCGAAGAAGGTGAGCAATTGGGTGCTGAGGGCTGCTTGAGCATTCCTGGGTTAAATGGTGATGTGCGTCGTGCCGAGAAGGTTACCGTCAAGGGACTGGACCGTGAGGGTAAGGCGATTACAGTGACAGCAACCGGATTGCTTTCCCGCGCTTTTCAACATGAAATTGACCATTTGAACGGAGTTTTATTTACGGATATTGCGGAAAAAGTATATGAGGTTGCTCCGGAACAGCCAGGACCGAACCGTCAGACAGGGGAGTGA
- the rsmB gene encoding 16S rRNA (cytosine(967)-C(5))-methyltransferase RsmB produces the protein MSGGHSRQGGQGRDAGARAGKTRNQTAREVALDVLTGVEQEGAYSNLELNRRLQQAGLSASDAGLATELVYGTVARRNTLDYFLNKFVQKGTAKLQAWVRSLLRMSVYQIVYLDRIPDHAVVSEAVTIAKRRGHQGISGMVNGVLRSMLREPDKLRIPDGLSAEERIALEYSHPQWLVKRWIKQYGVDIAEAICRANNEPPAVSVRVNTTMTSRGQLLNEMVAKGLDAVPSAVSPYGIVVRSGGNMALTSWYTDGLLSVQDESSMLVAEAVAPEPDMLVLDCCAAPGGKTAHMAELMKDQGRIIANDLHAHKHRLIQEQADRLGLDAVETVTGDALELKNRYAPASFDRVLLDAPCSGFGVIRRKPDLRWSKTSRDVRDITQLQHELLDSVAGLLKPGGILVYSTCTIEPDENEGQITRFLSEHPEYELAEGHFLSDVTDGMDYAQRGSIQLLPQHFHSDGFYIARLRRVK, from the coding sequence GTGAGCGGCGGTCACTCCCGTCAGGGAGGCCAAGGCAGGGACGCTGGTGCAAGAGCAGGCAAGACCCGTAACCAGACGGCTAGGGAAGTTGCGTTGGACGTGCTGACAGGGGTTGAGCAGGAGGGTGCATATAGCAACCTTGAGCTGAACCGTCGGCTTCAACAGGCGGGCTTGTCCGCGAGTGACGCTGGCTTGGCTACGGAACTTGTATACGGTACGGTTGCACGCCGGAATACGCTGGATTATTTTTTGAACAAGTTTGTTCAGAAAGGAACGGCCAAGCTCCAAGCTTGGGTACGTTCGTTGCTGCGAATGAGTGTGTATCAGATCGTATATCTGGATCGCATTCCGGATCATGCAGTCGTTAGTGAAGCAGTGACTATTGCCAAGCGGCGTGGACACCAGGGGATTTCGGGTATGGTCAACGGCGTGCTGCGCAGCATGCTGCGTGAGCCGGACAAGCTTCGCATTCCTGACGGGCTGTCAGCCGAGGAACGGATTGCATTGGAGTATTCCCATCCACAGTGGTTGGTCAAGCGCTGGATCAAGCAATACGGTGTGGATATTGCGGAAGCCATCTGCCGCGCTAATAATGAGCCACCTGCGGTCAGCGTTCGGGTGAACACGACAATGACTAGTCGTGGTCAGCTCTTGAACGAGATGGTTGCGAAGGGGTTGGATGCTGTTCCATCGGCGGTTAGCCCTTACGGAATTGTCGTTCGCAGCGGCGGAAATATGGCCCTCACTTCTTGGTATACGGACGGCTTGCTGTCCGTGCAGGATGAAAGCTCTATGCTCGTTGCCGAGGCGGTTGCACCTGAGCCGGATATGCTGGTACTGGATTGCTGCGCTGCTCCGGGCGGCAAAACAGCTCATATGGCTGAGTTGATGAAGGATCAGGGCCGGATTATCGCCAACGATCTGCATGCTCACAAACATCGGCTAATCCAGGAACAGGCGGACCGGTTAGGGCTGGATGCCGTGGAAACGGTCACCGGGGACGCACTTGAGTTGAAAAATCGTTATGCTCCGGCATCATTTGATCGCGTCTTGCTCGACGCGCCATGCTCCGGATTTGGAGTGATCCGCCGTAAGCCTGATTTGCGCTGGAGTAAAACTTCACGGGATGTCCGCGACATCACACAGCTCCAGCATGAATTGTTGGACAGCGTAGCCGGGCTTTTGAAGCCGGGCGGTATTCTGGTGTACAGTACATGCACGATTGAACCGGATGAAAATGAGGGGCAAATCACCCGCTTTTTAAGTGAGCATCCCGAATATGAGCTGGCAGAGGGACATTTCTTATCAGACGTAACTGATGGTATGGACTATGCACAGCGCGGCTCGATACAGCTGTTGCCACAGCATTTTCACAGTGACGGATTTTATATCGCACGTCTGCGCCGGGTGAAGTAG
- the rsgA gene encoding ribosome small subunit-dependent GTPase A, translated as MPEGLIVKALSGYYYVSSLDQNGRPVSGEATVQCRARGIFKKKEITPLVGDRVVYELTENGEGMVNEIRKRTTELIRPPVANTTLAVLLFSLREPDLNLPLLDKFLVHIEHAGLDTIICLTKRDLYEGSSSEDETVLAVQEMYRKIGYGVLVTSARTREGTAELKKLLAGQISVFSGQSGVGKSSMLNALEPGLTLETSAISNKLGRGRHTTRHVELIPLDNGGFVADTPGFSQLDFLELGVDELSPCFREFQEYAEGCKFRGCTHIHEPGCKVREALSEGHISQGRYDSYLQFYQELKEKKRRY; from the coding sequence ATGCCTGAAGGTCTGATCGTCAAGGCGCTCAGCGGATATTATTATGTCTCCAGTCTGGATCAGAATGGGCGGCCGGTATCCGGCGAAGCTACGGTACAATGCAGAGCACGCGGAATTTTTAAGAAAAAAGAGATTACGCCGCTTGTCGGCGACCGGGTCGTTTACGAACTGACGGAAAACGGGGAAGGTATGGTTAATGAGATTCGGAAGCGCACGACGGAGCTCATTCGCCCACCAGTGGCTAACACTACGCTTGCCGTACTGTTGTTTTCCTTGCGTGAGCCGGATTTAAATCTGCCGCTGCTGGACAAGTTTTTGGTGCATATTGAGCACGCCGGGCTGGATACAATTATCTGTCTGACAAAGCGCGATTTGTATGAGGGTAGCTCTTCGGAGGATGAGACGGTTTTGGCTGTTCAGGAAATGTACCGGAAGATTGGTTATGGGGTGCTGGTGACCAGTGCGCGTACCAGAGAAGGTACGGCTGAGCTTAAGAAGCTATTGGCTGGTCAAATCAGCGTTTTTTCTGGACAGTCGGGTGTTGGGAAGTCTTCCATGCTGAATGCGCTGGAACCTGGCCTAACGCTGGAGACGAGTGCCATTAGTAATAAGTTGGGCCGAGGACGGCACACGACTCGTCATGTAGAATTAATTCCACTCGACAATGGCGGTTTTGTAGCAGATACACCAGGTTTCAGCCAACTGGATTTTCTGGAGCTGGGCGTGGATGAATTATCCCCATGTTTTCGTGAATTTCAGGAGTACGCAGAAGGATGCAAATTCCGTGGCTGTACCCATATTCACGAACCTGGCTGTAAAGTGAGAGAGGCCTTGTCAGAAGGACATATTTCGCAGGGCCGATATGATAGCTATTTACAGTTTTATCAGGAATTAAAAGAAAAAAAGCGGAGGTACTGA